From the genome of Phaenicophaeus curvirostris isolate KB17595 chromosome 6, BPBGC_Pcur_1.0, whole genome shotgun sequence, one region includes:
- the ARL4A gene encoding ADP-ribosylation factor-like protein 4A, producing MGNGLSDQTPILSGLPAFQSFHIVILGLDSAGKTTVLYRLQFNEFVNTVPTKGFNTEKIKVTLGNSKTVTFHFWDVGGQEKLRPLWKSYTRCTDGIVFVVDSVDVERMEEAKTELHKITRISENQGVPVLIIANKQDLRNSLSLSEIEKMLAMSELSSSTPWHLQPTCAIIGDGLKEGLEKLHDMIIKRRKMLRQQKKKR from the coding sequence ATGGGGAATGGACTCTCGGACCAGACGCCCATCCTCTCCGGCCTGCCCGCCTTCCAGAGCTTCCACATCGTTATCTTGGGGCTGGACTCCGCCGGGAAGACGACCGTGCTCTACAGGCTGCAGTTCAACGAGTTCGTCAACACCGTCCCCACGAAAGGATTTAATACGGAGAAAATCAAAGTGACGCTGGGAAACTCGAAGACGGTCACTTTCCACTTCTGGGATGTGGGCGGCCAGGAGAAGCTGAGGCCGCTGTGGAAGTCGTACACGAGGTGCACCGACGGCATCGTGTTCGTGGTGGACTCCGTGGATGTCGAGAGAATGGAGGAGGCCAAAACGGAACTCCATAAGATCACTAGGATATCTGAGAATCAAGGAGTGCCTGTCCTTATCATTGCTAACAAGCAGGACTTGAGGaactctctctccctttctgaaATTGAGAAAATGTTGGCGATGAGCGAGCTGAGTTCTTCGACTCCGTGGCATTTGCAGCCTACCTGTGCAATCATTGGCGATGGACTCAAAGAGGGATTGGAGAAACTACACGATATGATAATTAAGCGAAGGAAAATGTTGaggcagcagaaaaagaagagatga